One stretch of Sardina pilchardus chromosome 17, fSarPil1.1, whole genome shotgun sequence DNA includes these proteins:
- the LOC134062201 gene encoding parathyroid hormone-related protein-like, protein MFCSRRLLQQWCLAVFLLCSPVPHYGRPIDALSNRMKRSVTHAQLMHDKGRTLQDYKRRMWLQELLDVVHTAETRDLPVRTGVSSSSGAGVGLGVGGGGGGGVSVGMGMGLATGGTSSLHPKPATAGGTKNLPIGFPLEDEEGTNLPQETNKSQTYKDAALKTAGKRKKKKEGRSGKRRGEGEKRKRRARRSLAWAWASRAQEPGSGGYRLEWRPYVDLQGALH, encoded by the exons ATGTTCTGTTCAAGAAGATTGCTCCAGCAGTGGTGCTTGGCAGTGTTCTTACTGTGCTCTCCGGTGCCTCATTATGGGAGGCCCATAGATGCTCTCAGCAACAGAAT GAAACGCTCCGTGACCCACGCGCAGCTGATGCATGACAAAGGTCGCACGCTGCAGGACTACAAGCGCCGCATGTGGCTCCAGGAGCTGCTGGACGTCGTGCACACGGCCGAGACCCGCGACCTGCCCGTGCGCACCggggtcagcagcagcagcggcgccgGCGTCGGACTGGgcgtcggaggaggaggaggcggcggggtCAGCGTCGGCATGGGGATGGGCCTGGCCACGGGGGgcacctcctccctccacccgaAACCCGCCACCGCCGGCGGGACGAAGAACCTCCCCATCGGCTTCCCGCTGGAAGACGAGGAAGGAACCAACCTGCCGCAGGAGACCAACAAGTCGCAGACGTACAAGGACGCGGCGCTCAAGACGGCGGGAAagcggaagaagaagaaggaggggcGCTCCGGGAAGCGGCGGGGGGAGGgcgagaagaggaagaggcggGCGCGGCGCTCGCTGGCGTGGGCGTGGGCATCGCGGGCGCAAGAGCCCGGGAGCGGCGGCTACCGCCTGGAGTGGCGGCCGTACGTTGACCTGCAGGGGGCGCTGCACTAG